From the Magnetospirillum sp. 15-1 genome, one window contains:
- a CDS encoding phage tail tube protein: MAKTRAYGADCTLLAAFETVYGTLPADGYGRLSFKDSSLGAERPLGYDPLLGQGRDAQDPFYEAIKDEGDIGVPLDVRALGFWLKGLFGAPATSDNGDGSFDHVFTSGGTLPSLAIEIGHAQLAAPKFFRHGGAKLDKLSFDMARSGAANASIGVIAQGEAESAITIDASPTSFALKRFSQGSGTIRVGGGQLANVVGGKLSFSNNLERVETIRADGLIDGVDETEATAEGSVDIRFGTDTTLTTAIAAESPVAMEYGFTIPGSAFALTFHLPRVFLPKKKQEIKGPGGIQASYDWRAARDPVAGYLLRVTLVNDVTGY, translated from the coding sequence ATGGCGAAGACTCGGGCCTACGGCGCCGATTGCACCCTGCTGGCCGCCTTCGAGACGGTTTACGGCACGCTTCCGGCCGACGGCTATGGGCGGTTGTCGTTCAAGGACTCCAGCCTGGGGGCCGAGCGACCGCTGGGTTACGACCCGCTGCTGGGCCAGGGTCGCGACGCCCAGGACCCGTTCTACGAGGCGATCAAGGACGAGGGCGATATCGGTGTGCCGCTGGATGTGCGGGCGCTCGGCTTCTGGCTGAAGGGCCTGTTCGGCGCCCCCGCCACCAGCGATAACGGTGACGGCAGCTTCGACCATGTCTTCACCTCGGGCGGCACGCTGCCCAGCCTCGCCATCGAGATCGGCCACGCCCAACTGGCAGCACCGAAGTTCTTCCGCCATGGCGGCGCCAAGCTGGACAAGCTGTCCTTCGACATGGCCCGCTCCGGTGCCGCCAATGCCAGCATCGGGGTGATCGCCCAGGGCGAGGCCGAGTCCGCGATCACCATCGATGCCAGCCCGACCAGCTTCGCCCTGAAGCGGTTCAGCCAGGGCAGCGGCACCATCCGGGTCGGCGGCGGCCAACTGGCCAACGTGGTGGGCGGCAAGCTGTCCTTTTCCAACAATCTGGAGCGGGTCGAAACCATCCGCGCCGACGGCCTGATCGACGGCGTGGACGAAACCGAGGCCACCGCCGAAGGCTCGGTAGATATCCGCTTTGGCACCGACACCACGCTGACCACCGCCATCGCAGCCGAGAGCCCGGTGGCGATGGAATACGGCTTCACCATTCCCGGCTCGGCCTTCGCCCTGACCTTCCATCTGCCCCGCGTCTTCTTGCCCAAGAAGAAGCAGGAGATCAAAGGCCCCGGCGGCATCCAGGCCAGCTACGACTGGCGCGCGGCCCGTGATCCGGTGGCGGGGTATCTGCTCCGCGTCACCCTGGTCAACGACGTGACGGGGTATTGA
- a CDS encoding phage portal protein, with protein MLGSFRRRLGALIGGFEAAQGSRRLKGFQPSRAHVNTLIAAAGSDITARARYLVRNNGYALNAAESWTGNAVGTGIKPSSLIADKDLKALVQQLWLAWTDESDAEELTDFYGQQRRAAREVFIAGEVFFRLRPRRPEDGLTVPLQLQMLPSEMLPLTRTEVLLNGNVIRQGIEFDRIGRRAAYWFLRRHPGDLTDPGMVGEMVRVPAAEIIHVIDPVESGQLRGVSRLAPAIVKLFLLDQYDDAELERKKIAAMYAMFVISPAPADVIDMVPADDGSGDRIVEVQPGQVVPLEPGEQIQTSAPADVGGSYEPFEYRTLLQISAATGIPYAYLSNDMLKANYSNSRMALLEFRRRVEAWQHSVMVHQMCRKVWQRWLDVAVLSGALDIPGYERNRASFIACSWLPPKWDWVDPLKDAKAEIEQIGAGLKSRTQALAERGFDAEQVDAEIAADREREQRLGLVFGATPPAVPTHDTSPISRRMDMSERVFSIDTVSEVTGISRTCLHGLIHRRHFVPIHSTRNGVARDFTLRDMVHLAVVSDLRSIGIDLRRAVNMVGSSADGTAGRDIVTCRSGEIEITVDVARIADRVRDRMVGERS; from the coding sequence ATGCTGGGGAGTTTCCGCCGTCGCCTCGGCGCCCTGATCGGCGGCTTCGAGGCCGCCCAGGGCAGCCGCCGGCTCAAGGGCTTCCAGCCCAGCCGCGCCCATGTCAACACCCTGATCGCCGCCGCCGGCTCCGACATCACGGCGCGAGCCCGCTATCTGGTCCGCAACAACGGCTATGCCCTCAATGCCGCCGAAAGCTGGACCGGCAACGCGGTCGGCACCGGCATCAAGCCGTCATCGCTGATCGCCGACAAGGATCTGAAGGCCCTGGTGCAGCAGCTCTGGCTGGCCTGGACCGACGAGTCCGACGCCGAGGAGCTGACCGATTTCTACGGCCAGCAGCGCCGGGCCGCCCGCGAGGTGTTCATCGCCGGGGAAGTGTTCTTCCGCTTGCGCCCGCGTCGCCCGGAAGACGGCCTGACGGTGCCGTTGCAGCTTCAGATGCTGCCCTCCGAGATGCTGCCGCTGACCCGAACCGAGGTTCTTCTCAACGGCAACGTGATCCGTCAGGGCATCGAGTTTGATCGCATCGGGCGACGGGCGGCATATTGGTTCCTGCGGCGTCATCCCGGCGATCTCACCGATCCCGGCATGGTCGGCGAAATGGTGCGTGTTCCTGCCGCCGAAATCATCCATGTCATCGACCCGGTGGAATCCGGCCAGCTTCGCGGAGTCTCCCGGCTGGCCCCGGCCATCGTCAAGCTGTTCCTGCTCGACCAGTACGACGACGCCGAACTGGAGCGCAAGAAGATCGCGGCCATGTACGCCATGTTCGTGATCTCTCCGGCCCCGGCCGACGTGATCGACATGGTGCCCGCCGACGATGGTTCCGGCGACCGCATCGTCGAGGTCCAGCCCGGCCAGGTGGTGCCCTTGGAGCCGGGCGAGCAGATCCAGACCTCGGCCCCCGCCGATGTCGGCGGTTCCTATGAGCCGTTCGAGTACCGGACGCTGCTGCAGATCTCCGCCGCCACCGGCATCCCCTACGCCTACCTCAGCAACGACATGCTGAAGGCCAATTACTCCAACTCGCGCATGGCGCTGCTGGAGTTCCGCCGCCGGGTCGAGGCATGGCAGCACTCGGTGATGGTCCACCAGATGTGCAGGAAAGTGTGGCAGCGCTGGCTGGATGTGGCGGTGCTGTCCGGGGCGCTCGACATTCCCGGCTATGAGCGCAACCGCGCCAGCTTCATCGCCTGTTCCTGGCTGCCGCCGAAATGGGACTGGGTCGATCCGCTGAAGGATGCCAAGGCCGAGATCGAGCAGATCGGCGCCGGTCTCAAAAGCCGCACCCAGGCACTGGCCGAGCGCGGCTTTGACGCGGAACAGGTGGATGCCGAGATTGCCGCCGACCGGGAAAGGGAGCAGCGGCTGGGTCTGGTGTTTGGCGCCACGCCGCCGGCAGTTCCCACCCATGACACCAGCCCCATCAGCCGGAGGATGGATATGAGCGAACGCGTCTTCAGCATCGACACCGTCAGTGAGGTGACGGGAATTTCCCGAACATGTCTCCATGGCCTGATCCACCGCAGGCATTTCGTGCCCATTCACAGCACTCGAAATGGCGTTGCTCGTGACTTCACGCTGAGGGACATGGTGCATCTCGCCGTCGTTTCCGATCTGCGCTCCATCGGAATCGATCTCCGGCGGGCGGTGAATATGGTCGGCTCCTCGGCTGACGGCACAGCAGGGCGGGATATTGTCACCTGCCGCAGCGGCGAGATCGAAATCACCGTCGATGTAGCCCGCATCGCCGACCGTGTCCGCGACCGGATGGTAGGGGAGCGGTCATGA
- a CDS encoding phage terminase large subunit family protein, translated as GCCFIGFVIHHAPGPMLCVQPTVEMAKRASRQRIDPLIDESPAIRERVKPARSRDAGNTMLSKDFPGGTLVLTGANSAVGLRSMPARYLFLDEVDAYPASADEEGDPVGLAEARSLTFAHRRKAFLASTPTIRGMSRIEREYEASDQRRFFVPCPHCGTMQWLKFERLKWDKGQPGSVRYVCESCDQDIAEHHKGGMLAAGEWRATAIATDPGTIGFHISALYSPPGWQSWRDIVRLWEAAQGNDDALRVFKNTVLGETWVESGEAPDWQRLYDRRETWSPGTVPTGGLFLTAGADVQKDRIEIDVWAWGRGLESWLVDHVVIEGGPEKAETWTALERVLGQTWTHANGAALKIARLAIDSGYEASAVYTWGRKMGVASVSPVKGVEGFNRSSPVSGPTYVDATEGGKKIRRGARLWIVAVSTFKSETYRFLRLERPTDEELAEGIRFPAGTVHLPSWAESEWCKQFVAEQLVTVKNRRGFSKLEWQKLRERNEALDCRVYARAAAWIAGADRWSEAKWRDLEKQVAVADHASDPEAGQVRRIARRPRRIIKFSGMH; from the coding sequence GGGTGCTGCTTCATCGGCTTCGTCATCCACCATGCGCCGGGGCCGATGCTGTGCGTCCAGCCCACCGTGGAGATGGCGAAGCGGGCGTCGCGCCAGCGCATCGACCCGCTGATCGACGAAAGCCCGGCCATCCGGGAGCGAGTAAAGCCTGCCCGGTCGCGTGACGCCGGCAACACCATGCTGTCCAAGGATTTTCCCGGCGGCACATTGGTGCTGACCGGGGCCAACAGTGCGGTGGGGCTGCGCTCCATGCCGGCCCGTTACCTGTTTCTCGACGAGGTCGATGCCTATCCGGCCTCCGCCGACGAGGAAGGCGATCCGGTCGGGCTGGCCGAGGCCCGCTCGCTGACCTTCGCCCATCGGCGGAAAGCGTTCCTGGCCTCGACGCCGACCATCCGAGGCATGTCCCGCATCGAGCGGGAATACGAGGCCAGCGACCAGCGCCGGTTCTTCGTGCCCTGTCCCCATTGCGGGACCATGCAGTGGCTGAAATTCGAGCGGCTGAAATGGGACAAGGGCCAGCCGGGCAGCGTCCGTTACGTCTGCGAATCCTGCGACCAGGACATCGCCGAGCACCATAAGGGCGGCATGCTGGCTGCCGGAGAATGGCGGGCCACCGCCATTGCCACAGATCCCGGCACTATCGGCTTTCACATCTCGGCGCTGTATTCGCCGCCGGGCTGGCAGTCGTGGCGCGACATCGTCCGGCTGTGGGAAGCCGCCCAGGGCAATGATGACGCGCTGCGGGTGTTCAAGAACACCGTGCTGGGCGAAACCTGGGTCGAATCTGGTGAAGCGCCCGACTGGCAGCGGCTGTACGACCGCCGCGAGACTTGGAGTCCGGGCACCGTCCCGACGGGCGGGCTGTTCCTCACCGCCGGGGCCGACGTCCAGAAGGACCGCATCGAGATCGATGTCTGGGCCTGGGGCCGTGGCTTGGAAAGCTGGCTGGTCGATCACGTCGTCATTGAGGGCGGTCCCGAGAAGGCCGAGACCTGGACGGCGCTGGAGCGGGTGTTGGGCCAAACCTGGACCCACGCCAACGGCGCTGCCCTGAAGATCGCCCGCCTCGCCATCGACAGCGGTTACGAGGCATCGGCGGTCTACACCTGGGGCCGCAAGATGGGCGTCGCCAGCGTGTCGCCGGTCAAGGGTGTCGAGGGCTTCAACCGCTCCAGCCCGGTGTCGGGCCCCACCTATGTGGACGCCACCGAGGGCGGCAAGAAGATCAGGCGTGGTGCCCGGCTGTGGATCGTGGCGGTCTCCACCTTCAAGTCGGAGACCTATCGCTTCCTGCGCCTCGAACGCCCCACCGATGAGGAACTGGCCGAGGGAATCCGTTTCCCGGCCGGAACGGTGCATCTGCCATCGTGGGCCGAGTCCGAGTGGTGCAAGCAGTTCGTCGCCGAGCAGTTGGTGACGGTCAAGAACCGACGCGGCTTCTCCAAGCTGGAGTGGCAGAAGCTGCGGGAACGCAATGAGGCGCTGGATTGCCGGGTCTACGCCCGCGCCGCCGCCTGGATCGCCGGTGCCGACCGCTGGTCGGAGGCCAAGTGGCGGGATCTGGAAAAGCAGGTGGCGGTCGCGGACCACGCCAGCGACCCCGAAGCCGGGCAGGTGCGCCGGATCGCCCGCCGTCCCCGGCGGATCATCAAGTTCAGCGGGATGCACTGA
- a CDS encoding S49 family peptidase — MTDLPHLAARLYGTPLLVARSKLDVILGALGPRLAGQSISFDGDTAPSADVAVTPDGIAIIPVVGTLVARSGYLGAASGLTAYSDIAETIEAAATDPGIRAILLDVDSSGGEVGGLFDLVDHIQAIRAQCGKPIWAVADEAALSAAYAIACTADRLYVTQTGEVGSIGVVAVHRDESGADAQAGLAWSFVHAGACKVDGNPHQPLSDSARAALQADVDALHGKFTTLVAERRRLSPDVVRATEAAVYRGDQAVTAGLADKVGTLHVALADLGATLARPSIRSPVLSKPKETTMSENTGDIPVLAAMPQPPAQASADLEQRLRAEYSEISAIAAQAARLGVTIDPAEAMAKGIRPEALRRTVLEQLAERSEATDVVAAAPAGAVPKTETESPIVRRAREAAARK, encoded by the coding sequence ATGACGGACCTCCCTCATCTCGCGGCTCGCTTGTATGGGACGCCGCTGCTGGTCGCCCGCAGTAAGCTGGATGTGATCCTGGGTGCTCTCGGCCCCCGGCTGGCTGGGCAGTCCATCTCCTTCGACGGCGATACGGCTCCGTCCGCCGATGTGGCGGTCACGCCCGACGGTATCGCCATCATCCCGGTGGTCGGCACCCTGGTGGCCCGCTCCGGCTACCTGGGTGCCGCCAGCGGCTTGACCGCCTATTCCGACATCGCCGAAACCATCGAGGCGGCGGCCACCGATCCCGGCATCCGCGCCATTCTGCTGGACGTGGACTCCTCCGGTGGCGAGGTGGGAGGCCTGTTCGATCTGGTCGACCACATCCAGGCCATCCGCGCCCAGTGTGGCAAGCCCATCTGGGCGGTGGCTGACGAAGCCGCCCTGTCGGCGGCCTATGCCATCGCCTGCACCGCCGACCGCCTCTACGTCACCCAGACCGGCGAGGTCGGCTCCATCGGCGTGGTGGCGGTCCACCGCGACGAATCCGGGGCCGATGCCCAAGCCGGGCTGGCCTGGAGCTTCGTCCATGCCGGGGCCTGCAAGGTGGATGGCAATCCCCACCAGCCGCTGTCCGACTCTGCCCGCGCAGCCCTTCAGGCCGATGTCGATGCGCTGCACGGGAAATTCACCACCCTGGTGGCCGAGCGTCGCCGCCTGTCTCCCGACGTCGTGCGCGCCACCGAGGCTGCGGTCTATCGCGGCGATCAGGCGGTGACCGCCGGGCTGGCCGACAAGGTCGGCACGCTCCACGTTGCCCTGGCCGATCTCGGCGCCACCCTGGCGCGCCCGTCTATCCGTTCCCCCGTCCTGTCCAAACCCAAGGAGACCACCATGTCCGAGAACACGGGGGACATCCCCGTTCTGGCTGCCATGCCGCAGCCGCCCGCCCAGGCATCCGCCGACCTGGAGCAGCGTCTGCGCGCCGAATATTCCGAGATCAGCGCCATCGCCGCCCAGGCCGCCCGACTGGGTGTGACCATCGATCCCGCCGAGGCCATGGCCAAGGGCATCCGCCCCGAGGCGTTGCGCCGCACTGTGCTGGAGCAACTGGCCGAGCGCTCCGAGGCCACCGATGTGGTCGCCGCCGCTCCGGCGGGAGCCGTCCCCAAGACCGAAACCGAAAGCCCCATCGTCCGGCGTGCCCGCGAGGCCGCCGCCCGGAAATAA
- a CDS encoding DUF1778 domain-containing protein, giving the protein MPRTAQRQERISIRLSPQSKRKLERAAAYADKTLTDFVVDVALQKADAVVREHEVIALNAEEWERFQELLLNPPEPNEKLQKALEDHSRVVRR; this is encoded by the coding sequence ATGCCCAGGACTGCCCAGCGCCAGGAGCGCATCAGCATTCGTCTCAGCCCGCAATCGAAGCGGAAGCTGGAACGGGCCGCCGCCTATGCCGACAAGACGCTCACCGACTTCGTGGTCGATGTCGCCTTGCAGAAGGCGGATGCGGTGGTGCGCGAGCACGAGGTCATTGCGCTCAATGCTGAGGAATGGGAGCGTTTTCAGGAACTGCTGCTCAATCCGCCCGAGCCGAACGAGAAGCTCCAGAAGGCGCTCGAGGATCATTCGCGGGTCGTGCGCCGGTGA
- a CDS encoding GNAT family N-acetyltransferase — protein sequence MSLATDSIQIEPLESHHDRSSFSCGNESLDRYIHEQASQDVRRNTARVFVAVMPDRPEHILGFFTLSAATVVAADLPPAMEKRLPRHPIPAALIGRLAVDLAAAGQGLGSVLLADAVKKTKVAAETVAMSVIVVDPIDDGAQGFYSAFGFQSLRGPQRRMFMAIHGGAAKSVQ from the coding sequence GTGAGTCTCGCCACCGATTCCATCCAGATCGAGCCGCTTGAATCCCATCATGATCGCTCGTCCTTCTCTTGCGGCAATGAGTCCCTCGACCGCTATATCCACGAGCAGGCCAGCCAGGATGTCCGGCGGAATACCGCACGGGTGTTCGTGGCCGTCATGCCGGATCGGCCCGAGCATATCCTCGGCTTCTTCACCCTCAGCGCCGCGACGGTGGTCGCCGCTGACCTGCCGCCAGCAATGGAGAAGCGCCTACCGCGACATCCCATTCCGGCGGCACTGATCGGGCGCCTCGCCGTTGATCTGGCCGCTGCTGGACAGGGTCTGGGCAGTGTTCTGCTGGCTGATGCCGTCAAGAAGACCAAGGTGGCGGCGGAGACGGTCGCCATGTCGGTGATCGTCGTTGACCCCATCGACGATGGTGCCCAAGGATTCTACTCGGCGTTCGGGTTCCAGTCCCTGCGGGGACCACAAAGACGGATGTTCATGGCCATCCATGGTGGTGCTGCCAAATCGGTACAGTGA
- a CDS encoding acyl-CoA transferase: MPSVREQILAALLARLETVPDATIKREAPLPETVPAGGLIILRDGDPGDPEVLLSPLSYLWEHQAEIEVILQRGQDDDSAALDALLMAVGDVLAADRSLGGLAEWLEWGAPKTSGLAIDGAAALRGATVPLTIHYGSSDPLG, from the coding sequence ATGCCCTCCGTCCGCGAACAAATCCTCGCCGCCCTGCTGGCGCGGCTGGAAACGGTGCCGGATGCCACGATCAAACGGGAAGCGCCGCTTCCGGAAACGGTCCCCGCCGGTGGTCTGATCATCCTGCGCGACGGCGATCCCGGCGACCCGGAGGTGCTGCTATCACCGCTCTCCTATCTCTGGGAACACCAAGCCGAGATCGAGGTCATCCTTCAACGCGGCCAGGACGACGACAGCGCCGCATTGGATGCACTGCTTATGGCGGTGGGGGACGTCCTGGCGGCCGACCGTTCCCTCGGTGGTCTGGCCGAATGGCTGGAATGGGGCGCTCCCAAGACTTCCGGCCTAGCCATCGACGGCGCCGCCGCGCTGCGGGGAGCCACGGTGCCGCTCACCATTCACTACGGCTCCAGCGACCCGTTGGGCTGA
- a CDS encoding major capsid protein has protein sequence MTQIINPFDVGGYSLAEMTQAINILPNLYTRLGQMGLFRFEGVTQRSVIIEQAEGVLNLLPTVPLGGPATVANRDARSMRSFTVPWIPHDDSITPQDVQGVRGFGVADAADPLATVMERKLTRMRSKHAQTREFMEVNALKGVVRDGGGSTLYDYFNEFGLSRQQVDFTLGTATTNVQAKIRDVLRKVETELKGETMTSVLALVSPEFFDRLIGHAKVEQAYQYYSSTGAQPLREDVRRRFPFAGMVFEEYSATVTLSTGQTETLIPAGEGIAFPLGTMDTFVTYGAPANLIETVNTLGVPMYARQLARQDGSAIDVKTEASILPVNKRPRLAVRLFSGN, from the coding sequence ATGACCCAGATCATCAATCCCTTCGACGTGGGCGGCTACTCGCTCGCCGAAATGACCCAAGCCATCAACATCCTGCCCAACCTCTACACCCGTCTCGGCCAGATGGGGCTGTTCCGTTTCGAGGGCGTTACCCAGCGCAGCGTCATCATCGAGCAGGCGGAAGGCGTCCTCAACCTGCTGCCCACTGTGCCCCTGGGCGGCCCGGCCACCGTCGCCAACCGCGATGCCCGGAGCATGCGGTCGTTCACGGTGCCGTGGATTCCCCACGATGATTCCATCACCCCCCAGGACGTCCAGGGCGTGCGCGGCTTCGGTGTCGCCGATGCCGCCGATCCGCTGGCCACGGTGATGGAGCGCAAGCTGACCCGCATGCGGAGCAAGCACGCCCAGACCCGCGAGTTTATGGAGGTCAACGCCCTGAAGGGCGTGGTCCGCGACGGTGGTGGTTCGACCCTCTACGATTATTTCAACGAATTCGGCCTGAGCCGCCAGCAGGTGGATTTCACCCTCGGCACCGCCACCACCAATGTCCAGGCCAAGATCCGCGACGTGTTGCGCAAGGTGGAGACGGAACTCAAGGGCGAGACCATGACCAGCGTGCTGGCCCTGGTCAGCCCGGAATTCTTCGATCGTCTGATCGGCCATGCCAAAGTCGAGCAGGCTTACCAGTATTATTCCTCGACCGGCGCCCAGCCGCTGCGGGAAGACGTGCGGCGCCGCTTCCCCTTCGCCGGCATGGTGTTCGAGGAATACAGCGCCACCGTCACCCTTTCCACCGGCCAGACGGAAACCCTGATCCCGGCGGGCGAAGGCATCGCCTTCCCGCTCGGCACCATGGACACCTTCGTCACCTATGGCGCCCCGGCCAATCTGATCGAGACGGTCAACACCCTGGGCGTACCCATGTACGCCCGCCAACTGGCCCGCCAGGACGGCAGCGCCATCGACGTCAAGACCGAGGCCTCCATCCTGCCGGTCAACAAGCGCCCGCGTCTGGCGGTGCGGTTGTTTTCGGGGAATTGA
- a CDS encoding DUF6441 family protein: MKLAAAISGDLRKIMAEEVKAAEDAVTAAMRQAADGLKADLRRQVTEAGMGQRLANTWRAELYPKGRKSIKAAGFVFTRAPTIIRAFDQGAVIKSKHGFWLAIPTPAAGTGPRAKRMTPGLWEQMHGARLRFIYRRGAPSLLVAENMRARTGKRGGFAQGSASALRSGRGLATVVMFILVPQLSLRKRLDVNAAAERWASALPELIVRNWR, from the coding sequence ATGAAACTGGCGGCGGCTATTTCCGGCGATCTGCGCAAGATCATGGCCGAGGAGGTCAAGGCCGCCGAAGACGCCGTCACCGCCGCCATGCGCCAGGCCGCCGACGGCCTGAAAGCGGATCTCCGCCGTCAAGTCACCGAAGCGGGCATGGGCCAGCGCCTCGCCAACACCTGGCGGGCCGAGCTTTATCCCAAGGGCCGGAAAAGCATCAAGGCCGCGGGGTTCGTTTTCACCAGGGCTCCCACCATCATCCGCGCCTTCGACCAGGGTGCCGTGATCAAGTCCAAGCACGGCTTCTGGTTGGCCATTCCCACACCCGCCGCCGGCACCGGGCCGAGGGCCAAGCGCATGACGCCCGGCCTATGGGAACAGATGCACGGTGCCCGGCTGCGCTTCATCTACCGCCGGGGAGCCCCCTCGCTGTTGGTAGCGGAAAACATGCGGGCCCGCACCGGTAAACGGGGTGGCTTCGCCCAGGGCAGCGCCTCGGCGCTCCGCTCCGGGCGCGGGCTGGCCACGGTGGTGATGTTCATCCTGGTGCCGCAGCTCTCGTTGCGAAAGCGACTGGACGTCAACGCCGCCGCCGAGCGGTGGGCTTCGGCGCTGCCGGAGCTGATCGTCAGGAATTGGCGGTGA
- a CDS encoding head decoration protein, producing the protein MSVLTMAPTLGDLLKFELNASYTRETVTLKVGTSYPLGSVLGRITANSEYRLSPAALVAGDEGAEVAIAVLLDAVDATDAAVTGLIVARGPVILADGALAFDASVDQPAERAAKIVQLATVGLVARATV; encoded by the coding sequence ATGTCCGTGCTGACCATGGCGCCCACCCTGGGCGATCTGCTGAAGTTTGAACTGAACGCCAGCTACACCCGCGAGACCGTCACCCTGAAGGTGGGGACCAGTTATCCTCTGGGTTCCGTGCTGGGCCGCATCACCGCCAACAGCGAATACCGTCTGTCCCCCGCCGCACTGGTGGCCGGCGACGAAGGCGCCGAGGTGGCCATCGCCGTGCTGTTGGACGCGGTGGATGCCACGGATGCCGCCGTCACCGGCCTGATCGTCGCCCGCGGTCCCGTCATTCTGGCCGATGGTGCCCTGGCGTTCGATGCCTCGGTCGACCAGCCTGCCGAACGGGCCGCCAAGATTGTCCAGCTTGCCACCGTGGGGCTGGTTGCCCGTGCCACCGTCTGA